Below is a window of Leifsonia sp. NPDC080035 DNA.
GCGGGGGAGAAGGGTCGGATCCTGTTCGGCAACTCCGGCGCCGAGGCGAACGAGGCCGCGTTCAAGCTCGCCAGACTGAATCGCGGCAAGACCGGCAAGCGCACCCGCGTGCTCGCCCTGCACAACGCGTTCCACGGCCGGACCATGGGGTCGCTCGCCCTCACCGGAAAGCCGCCGATGCGGGAGGCGTTCGAGCCGCTCCCCGGCGGGGTCGAGCACATCGACTCCACGATCGCGGCCCTGGAGGCGGCGATCGACGATCGGGTCGCCGCCCTGTTCATCGAGCCGATCAAGGGCGAGGCCGGCGTGCTCGACCTGCCCGCCGGCTTCCTCCGCCGGGCGCGCGAGCTCACCGAACAGCACGGTGCGCTGCTCATCATCGACGAGATCCAGACCGGCGTCGGCCGGACGGGACGCTGGTTCGCGTACCAGCACGAGGGCATCCAGCCGGATGCGGTCACGGTCGCGAAGGGCATCGCCGGTGGCGTGCCGATCGGCGCCCTCGTGACGTTCGGCTGGGCGTCCGACCTCTTCACCCAGGGCCAGCACGGCTCGACGTTCGGCGGCAACCCGCTGGCCACCGCCGCCGGCAACGCCGTGCTCGCCGAGATCGAGCGCGCCGGGCTCGTCGAGAATGCTGCACGCCGTGGCGAGGAGCTGCGCGCGATCGTCCGCTCCTTCGACTCCCCGCTGATCGGTGACATCCGCGGTG
It encodes the following:
- a CDS encoding acetylornithine transaminase translates to MSAQSNIENTRNTGGEWKPRFGEAMMRTLATPKLMLARGEGCRVWDVDGNEYLDFLAGIAVNSLGHAHPALVDAVSAQVATLAHVSNYFSTAPQLELAERLRAITGAGEKGRILFGNSGAEANEAAFKLARLNRGKTGKRTRVLALHNAFHGRTMGSLALTGKPPMREAFEPLPGGVEHIDSTIAALEAAIDDRVAALFIEPIKGEAGVLDLPAGFLRRARELTEQHGALLIIDEIQTGVGRTGRWFAYQHEGIQPDAVTVAKGIAGGVPIGALVTFGWASDLFTQGQHGSTFGGNPLATAAGNAVLAEIERAGLVENAARRGEELRAIVRSFDSPLIGDIRGAGLLLGIGLTDGEAHRLSDAALAEGLIINAPNESSIRLAPPLIVGDAELAEFRERFGRALAAL